A genomic stretch from Actinomadura rubteroloni includes:
- a CDS encoding bifunctional nitrate reductase/sulfite reductase flavoprotein subunit alpha, with protein MSAVTSVKTVCSYCGVGCGMVLDVAVEPATGRRKVIKAAGDREHPANFGRLCTKGATSADMLAAPGRLTTALTRADRGGEPDPCEVDAAIGRVAARLRGVLDEHGPDALAFYVSGQMTLEAQYLANKLAKGFVRTSNIESNSRLCMASAGTGYKLSLGADGPPGSYEDLDRADLFLVIGSNMADCHPILFLRMMDRVKAGAKLIVVDPRRTATAAKADLFLQVRPGTDLALLNGLLHLLVADGAVDDEFIAACTEGWDEMPAFLGDYAPDAVAETTGIPADDLRTAARWIAEAGEWTSCWTMGLNQSTHGTWNTNALVNLHLATGAICRPGSGPFSLTGQPNAMGGREMGYMGPGLPGQRSALVDADRAFTEELWGLEPGTLRAEAGTGTVDMFARMAAGEIKAAWIICTNPVASVGNRRTVIEGLEAAEFVVTQDAFADTETNAYADVVLPAALWSEADGIMINSERNLTLAPRAADAPGGALPDWLLIARVATAMGFDGFGYSSAEEIFEEIKGAYNPVTGYDLRGVTYERLRETPVQWPSADPSGPHRNPIRYVSGGGRPKFPTPSGRARFFARPHLPADEMPDDDYPFLLNTGRVQHQWHTLTKTGKVAKLNKLNPGPFVEIHPDDAKALGVADGDQVEVASRRGRAVLPATVTDRVRPGACFAPFHWNDLFGEYLSVNAVTSDAVDPLSLQPELKVCAVSLTKVNVVPPAEPDAAPDGTWEGALATVGGVLGVEVEHKPQLTAAELQYMSGFLSGVGSAPGGVPVLPPHAPIAPERALWVNGLLAGVFSRETAPATAAPRPDEPGREIVVLWASQTGTAEEFAANAASRLSDAGWTPRLVAMDDCTPEILTGSATVAVITSTFGDGDAPDNGAGFWEELAGDDHPPLTGLSYAVLAFGDSGYGDFCGHGRRLDERLAQLGATRLVPRADCEPDYEPVAEPWLDSLLTALGGTPSPAKAAPRTGPAYTPAYTKASPYTTKLIGNRLLSLPGAAKEVREFTFATGDGELAYEAGDALGVWPVNAPELVAEWLEATGIAATEPVTLADGTELAFREALETRLEIARLTPDLLRFTLDRTGDRELKHLLRPDNTDELAKWMFGRQAVDIPRLFGLRASAQEWAALLRPLQPRQYSISSSPAAEPGVLRLTVSVIRYEGENGRPRGGVCSTYLADRAEKDDVRVYVQRSPHFRPPADPSAAAIMIGPGTGVAPFVGFLAERRATGAAGPNWLFFGEQRRATDHYYRDELAAHQRDGVLTRLDLAFSRDQRSKIYVQDRMREHGAKLWEWLRDGAHVYVCGDATRMAKDVDRTLREIAALHGGMDAEAAAAYVKRLAADKRYVRDVY; from the coding sequence GTGTCGGCCGTCACGTCGGTGAAAACCGTCTGCTCGTACTGCGGGGTCGGCTGCGGCATGGTGCTGGACGTCGCCGTCGAGCCCGCGACGGGCCGCCGCAAGGTGATCAAGGCGGCCGGGGACCGCGAGCACCCGGCGAACTTCGGCCGGCTGTGCACCAAGGGCGCCACCAGCGCGGACATGCTCGCCGCGCCGGGCCGCCTCACGACCGCGCTGACCCGCGCCGACCGGGGCGGCGAGCCCGACCCGTGCGAGGTGGACGCGGCGATCGGCCGGGTGGCGGCGCGGCTGCGCGGCGTCCTGGACGAGCACGGCCCCGACGCGCTCGCCTTCTACGTCTCCGGGCAGATGACGCTGGAGGCCCAATATCTGGCGAACAAGCTGGCCAAGGGGTTCGTCCGGACGTCCAACATCGAGTCGAACTCGCGGCTGTGCATGGCGAGCGCGGGCACCGGCTACAAGCTGTCCCTCGGCGCGGACGGCCCGCCCGGCTCCTACGAGGACCTGGACCGCGCCGACCTGTTCCTCGTCATCGGCTCGAACATGGCCGACTGCCACCCGATCCTGTTCCTGCGGATGATGGACCGGGTCAAGGCGGGCGCGAAGCTGATCGTCGTGGACCCGCGCCGCACCGCGACCGCCGCGAAGGCCGACCTCTTCCTCCAGGTTCGTCCGGGTACGGACCTCGCGCTGCTGAACGGCCTGCTGCACCTGCTCGTCGCGGACGGCGCCGTGGACGACGAGTTCATCGCCGCCTGCACCGAGGGCTGGGACGAGATGCCCGCGTTCCTCGGCGACTACGCCCCGGACGCCGTCGCGGAGACCACCGGCATCCCCGCCGACGACCTGCGGACCGCCGCGCGCTGGATCGCCGAGGCCGGCGAGTGGACGAGTTGCTGGACGATGGGCCTCAACCAGAGCACCCACGGCACCTGGAACACGAACGCGCTGGTCAACCTGCATCTGGCGACGGGCGCGATCTGCCGTCCGGGCAGCGGCCCGTTCTCGCTGACCGGCCAGCCGAACGCGATGGGCGGCCGGGAGATGGGCTACATGGGGCCGGGCCTGCCGGGGCAGCGGTCCGCGCTGGTGGACGCCGACCGCGCGTTCACCGAGGAGCTGTGGGGCCTGGAGCCGGGCACGCTGCGCGCCGAGGCGGGCACCGGGACGGTCGACATGTTCGCGCGGATGGCGGCCGGGGAGATCAAGGCGGCCTGGATCATCTGCACGAACCCGGTCGCGTCGGTCGGCAACCGGCGGACGGTCATCGAGGGCCTGGAGGCGGCCGAGTTCGTCGTCACGCAGGACGCGTTCGCCGACACCGAGACCAACGCCTACGCCGACGTCGTGCTGCCCGCCGCGCTGTGGTCCGAGGCGGACGGCATCATGATCAACTCCGAGCGGAACCTGACGCTCGCGCCGCGCGCCGCCGACGCCCCCGGGGGTGCGCTGCCGGACTGGCTGCTCATCGCGCGCGTGGCGACCGCGATGGGCTTCGACGGGTTCGGCTACTCCTCCGCCGAGGAGATCTTCGAGGAGATCAAGGGCGCGTACAACCCGGTGACGGGCTACGACCTGCGCGGCGTCACCTACGAGCGGCTGCGCGAGACGCCGGTCCAGTGGCCGAGCGCGGACCCGTCCGGGCCGCACCGCAACCCGATCCGGTACGTCTCCGGCGGCGGACGGCCGAAGTTCCCGACGCCGAGCGGACGGGCGCGGTTCTTCGCGCGTCCGCACCTGCCGGCCGACGAGATGCCCGACGACGACTACCCGTTCCTGCTCAACACCGGCCGCGTCCAGCACCAGTGGCACACGCTGACCAAGACGGGCAAGGTCGCCAAGCTCAACAAGCTCAACCCGGGCCCGTTCGTGGAGATCCACCCCGACGACGCCAAGGCGCTCGGCGTCGCGGACGGTGACCAGGTCGAGGTCGCGTCGCGGCGCGGACGGGCCGTGCTCCCGGCGACCGTCACCGACCGAGTGCGGCCCGGCGCGTGCTTCGCGCCGTTCCACTGGAACGACCTGTTCGGCGAGTACCTGAGCGTGAACGCGGTGACGAGCGACGCCGTGGACCCGCTGTCGCTCCAGCCGGAGCTGAAGGTGTGCGCGGTGTCGCTGACGAAGGTGAACGTCGTCCCGCCCGCCGAGCCGGACGCGGCACCCGACGGGACGTGGGAGGGCGCGCTCGCGACGGTCGGGGGCGTCCTCGGCGTGGAGGTGGAGCACAAACCGCAGCTCACGGCTGCCGAATTGCAGTACATGTCCGGGTTCTTGAGCGGTGTCGGGTCCGCGCCGGGCGGCGTGCCGGTCCTGCCGCCGCACGCGCCGATCGCCCCCGAGCGGGCGCTGTGGGTGAACGGGCTGCTGGCGGGCGTGTTCTCGCGCGAGACCGCCCCGGCGACCGCCGCGCCCCGGCCGGACGAGCCGGGCCGCGAGATCGTCGTGCTGTGGGCGTCCCAGACCGGCACGGCCGAGGAGTTCGCGGCCAACGCCGCGTCCCGGCTCAGCGACGCGGGCTGGACGCCCCGCCTGGTCGCGATGGACGACTGCACTCCGGAGATCCTCACTGGGTCCGCAACGGTCGCGGTCATTACGAGCACGTTCGGTGACGGCGACGCCCCCGACAACGGCGCGGGCTTCTGGGAGGAGCTGGCGGGCGACGACCATCCGCCGCTGACCGGCCTGTCCTACGCCGTCCTGGCGTTCGGCGACTCGGGCTACGGCGACTTCTGCGGCCACGGCCGGCGGCTGGACGAGCGCCTGGCGCAGCTCGGCGCGACCCGGCTCGTCCCGCGCGCCGACTGCGAGCCCGACTACGAGCCGGTCGCCGAACCGTGGCTGGACTCGCTGCTCACCGCGCTCGGCGGCACGCCGTCCCCCGCGAAGGCCGCGCCGCGGACCGGGCCCGCGTACACCCCCGCGTACACCAAGGCGTCGCCGTACACGACGAAGCTCATCGGGAACCGCCTGCTCAGCCTGCCCGGCGCGGCCAAGGAGGTCCGCGAGTTCACGTTCGCGACCGGCGACGGCGAGCTGGCCTACGAGGCGGGCGACGCGCTCGGCGTCTGGCCCGTCAACGCCCCCGAGCTGGTCGCCGAGTGGCTGGAGGCGACGGGCATCGCCGCGACCGAGCCCGTCACGCTCGCCGACGGCACCGAACTGGCGTTCCGCGAGGCCCTCGAAACCCGGCTGGAGATCGCCCGCCTCACCCCCGACCTGCTGCGCTTCACGCTGGACCGCACCGGGGACCGCGAGCTGAAGCACCTGCTGCGTCCCGACAACACCGACGAGCTGGCGAAGTGGATGTTCGGCCGGCAGGCCGTGGACATTCCGCGCCTGTTCGGTCTGCGCGCGTCCGCGCAGGAGTGGGCGGCGCTGCTGCGGCCGCTCCAGCCGCGCCAGTACTCGATCTCGTCCAGCCCGGCCGCCGAGCCCGGCGTACTGCGGCTGACCGTGTCGGTGATCCGCTACGAGGGCGAGAACGGGCGCCCGCGCGGCGGCGTCTGCTCGACCTACCTCGCCGACCGGGCCGAGAAGGACGACGTCCGCGTCTACGTGCAGCGGTCGCCGCACTTCCGGCCGCCCGCCGACCCGTCCGCCGCCGCGATCATGATCGGGCCCGGGACGGGCGTCGCGCCGTTCGTCGGCTTCCTCGCCGAGCGCCGCGCGACCGGCGCGGCCGGCCCGAACTGGCTGTTCTTCGGCGAGCAGCGCCGCGCGACCGACCACTACTACCGCGACGAGCTGGCCGCCCACCAGCGCGACGGCGTCCTGACCCGGCTGGACCTGGCGTTCTCCCGCGACCAGCGCTCGAAGATCTACGTCCAGGACCGGATGCGCGAGCACGGCGCGAAGCTGTGGGAGTGGCTGCGCGACGGCGCGCACGTCTACGTCTGCGGCGACGCGACGCGCATGGCCAAGGACGTCGACCGGACGCTCCGCGAGATCGCCGCGCTGCACGGCGGAATGGACGCCGAGGCCGCCGCCGCGTACGTCAAACGCCTCGCCGCCGACAAACGCTATGTGCGTGACGTGTACTGA
- a CDS encoding Crp/Fnr family transcriptional regulator produces MTDRDVDVLSRAPLFEALDEQGAKALRANVTEVRLARGQTLFNEGETGDRLYVVLEGKIKLTRTAPDGRENLLSVLGPSEMFGELSLFDPRPRTASAIAVTECRLAGLGHDDLRPWLTGHPEVAVQLLRALAQRLRKTNDVMADLVFTDVPGRVAKALLDLAERFGQPSEAGLHVHHDLTQEELAQLVGASRETVNKALADFAQRNWLRIEARAVVILDIERLRKRSR; encoded by the coding sequence GTGACCGACCGCGACGTGGACGTCCTGAGCCGAGCCCCGCTGTTCGAGGCGCTCGACGAGCAGGGCGCCAAGGCGCTGCGCGCTAACGTGACCGAGGTCCGGCTCGCCCGCGGTCAGACCCTCTTCAACGAGGGTGAGACCGGCGACCGGCTCTATGTGGTGCTCGAAGGCAAGATCAAGCTCACCCGCACGGCTCCGGACGGCCGGGAGAACCTGCTGAGCGTCCTCGGCCCGAGCGAGATGTTCGGCGAGCTGTCCCTGTTCGATCCCCGGCCGCGCACGGCCAGCGCGATCGCCGTCACCGAGTGCCGCCTCGCGGGTCTCGGCCACGACGACCTGCGTCCCTGGCTGACCGGCCACCCCGAGGTCGCGGTGCAACTGCTGCGCGCCCTCGCCCAGCGGCTCCGCAAGACCAACGACGTCATGGCCGACCTGGTCTTCACCGACGTGCCCGGCCGGGTCGCCAAGGCCCTGCTGGACCTCGCCGAGCGGTTCGGCCAGCCGTCGGAGGCGGGGCTGCACGTCCACCACGACCTCACCCAGGAGGAACTGGCGCAGCTCGTCGGCGCGTCCCGGGAGACCGTGAACAAGGCCCTCGCCGACTTCGCGCAGCGCAACTGGCTGCGGATCGAGGCGCGCGCCGTCGTCATCCTCGACATCGAACGGCTCCGCAAGCGGTCCCGCTGA
- a CDS encoding MBL fold metallo-hydrolase — translation MRRRRPLLHEAALLLAGTSALRHLERIGWNPFRSPDAASGRMGEMSEIDGTGTERTTCVLAPNPSMMTLDGTNTWIIAEPGAAEVVVVDPGPNDGVHLRRIADTVKEQGRRVGAILITHRHPDHSEGAGEFARLTGAGVRAVDPAHRHGAEGLADGDVITTGGLELRVVAVPGHTDDSVAFWLPADRALLTGDTVLGRGTPVLDGSLGDYLRTLERLRDLVAAEEIGTMLPGHGPLLADPAGTIDYYIRHRRERLAQVRKAVAAGATTAGEVVAHVYGDIDRKLWPIAEWTVQAQLDYLAERD, via the coding sequence GTGAGGCGCCGCCGCCCACTTCTCCATGAGGCCGCGCTGCTGCTCGCGGGCACGTCGGCGCTGCGGCACCTGGAGCGGATCGGCTGGAACCCGTTCCGCTCGCCGGACGCCGCGTCGGGCAGGATGGGTGAAATGAGCGAGATCGACGGGACGGGAACCGAGCGGACGACCTGCGTCCTCGCGCCCAACCCCTCCATGATGACGCTGGACGGCACCAACACCTGGATCATCGCCGAGCCCGGCGCCGCCGAGGTCGTCGTCGTGGATCCCGGCCCGAACGACGGCGTCCACCTGCGCCGGATCGCCGACACCGTCAAGGAGCAGGGCAGACGCGTCGGCGCGATCCTGATCACGCACCGCCACCCCGACCACTCCGAGGGCGCCGGGGAGTTCGCGAGGCTGACCGGGGCGGGCGTGCGGGCCGTCGACCCGGCGCACCGGCACGGCGCCGAGGGCCTGGCGGACGGCGACGTCATCACCACGGGCGGGCTGGAGCTGCGGGTCGTGGCCGTCCCCGGCCACACCGACGACTCGGTCGCGTTCTGGCTGCCCGCCGACCGCGCGCTGCTGACCGGGGACACCGTCCTCGGCCGGGGCACGCCCGTGCTGGACGGCAGCCTCGGCGACTACCTGCGCACGCTGGAGCGGCTGCGGGACCTCGTCGCGGCCGAGGAGATCGGGACGATGCTGCCCGGCCACGGGCCGCTGCTCGCCGACCCCGCCGGAACGATCGACTACTACATCCGGCACCGCAGGGAACGCCTCGCGCAGGTGCGGAAGGCGGTCGCGGCGGGCGCGACGACCGCCGGGGAGGTCGTCGCGCACGTCTACGGCGACATCGACCGCAAACTGTGGCCGATCGCCGAATGGACGGTCCAAGCGCAGCTCGACTACCTGGCCGAACGCGATTGA
- a CDS encoding NUDIX hydrolase, with protein sequence MRGRVEDVLSGRVRPAVPRDAATVAVLRDHDRHGLQVFLLRRVSSMAFAPGAYVFPGGAVDPRDGDADLAWAGPSPAEWGAAFRADDGLARELVCAAVRETFEESLVLLAGPAPDAVVDDTCGPGWETDRQALLNRSVSLAGLLTRRGLVLRSDLLRPWGHWITPAVEPKRYDTRFFVAAMPAGQRARDVSTESDHAVWARPDEAAERALAGEWPMLPPTLATLAELAEFQAVADVLAASRTVVPYEPRAEIIDGDPYLVLPDA encoded by the coding sequence ATGCGCGGACGCGTCGAGGACGTCCTGTCCGGGCGCGTGCGGCCCGCCGTGCCCCGGGACGCCGCGACCGTCGCCGTCCTGCGCGACCACGACCGCCACGGCCTCCAGGTGTTCCTGCTGCGCCGCGTGTCCTCGATGGCGTTCGCGCCGGGCGCGTACGTGTTCCCCGGCGGAGCGGTGGACCCGCGCGACGGGGACGCCGACCTCGCCTGGGCCGGGCCGTCCCCGGCGGAGTGGGGCGCCGCGTTCCGCGCGGACGACGGCCTGGCGCGGGAACTGGTCTGCGCGGCGGTGCGCGAGACGTTCGAGGAGTCGCTCGTCCTGCTCGCCGGCCCGGCCCCCGACGCGGTCGTGGACGACACCTGCGGCCCCGGCTGGGAGACCGACCGGCAGGCCCTGTTGAACCGGTCCGTGTCGCTGGCGGGCCTGCTCACGCGGCGCGGGCTCGTCCTGCGGTCGGACCTGCTGCGCCCGTGGGGCCACTGGATCACCCCGGCCGTCGAGCCGAAGCGCTACGACACGCGGTTCTTCGTCGCGGCGATGCCGGCCGGGCAGCGGGCGCGGGACGTGTCCACCGAGTCCGACCACGCGGTGTGGGCGCGTCCGGACGAGGCCGCCGAGCGCGCGCTGGCGGGCGAGTGGCCGATGCTGCCGCCGACCCTCGCGACGCTGGCCGAGCTGGCGGAGTTCCAGGCGGTCGCGGACGTCCTGGCCGCGTCCCGGACGGTCGTCCCGTACGAGCCGCGCGCCGAGATCATCGACGGTGATCCCTATCTCGTCCTGCCGGACGCGTGA
- a CDS encoding RidA family protein, whose translation MSTAEERLAELGLTLPEVAAPLAAYVPAVRTGSLLYTSGQLPVVKGELPVTGKVGAEVTPEDAYEQAKVCALNALAALRSQAGGLERIRIVKVVGFVASAPGFTGQPQVVNGASELFGAVLGERGVHARSAVGVNVLPKDAPVEVEVIAELLPDA comes from the coding sequence GTGAGCACGGCCGAGGAGCGGCTGGCGGAGCTGGGGCTGACGCTGCCCGAGGTCGCGGCGCCGCTCGCGGCCTATGTGCCGGCGGTGCGGACGGGCTCGCTGCTCTACACGTCCGGACAGTTGCCCGTGGTCAAGGGCGAGCTGCCGGTCACCGGCAAGGTCGGTGCCGAGGTGACGCCCGAGGACGCCTATGAGCAGGCGAAGGTGTGCGCGCTGAACGCGCTCGCGGCGCTGCGGTCGCAGGCGGGCGGGCTGGAGCGGATCCGGATCGTCAAGGTCGTCGGGTTCGTGGCGAGCGCGCCGGGCTTCACCGGGCAGCCGCAGGTCGTCAACGGCGCGAGCGAGCTGTTCGGCGCGGTGCTCGGCGAGCGGGGCGTGCACGCGCGCAGCGCGGTGGGCGTGAACGTGCTGCCGAAGGACGCGCCGGTCGAGGTCGAGGTGATCGCGGAGCTGCTGCCGGACGCTTGA
- a CDS encoding DUF4177 domain-containing protein has protein sequence MTKWEYATVPLLVHATKQILDNWGQDGWELVTVVPGPNPENLVAYLKRELAS, from the coding sequence ATGACGAAGTGGGAGTACGCGACCGTGCCGCTGCTGGTGCACGCGACGAAGCAGATCCTCGACAACTGGGGCCAGGACGGCTGGGAGCTGGTGACCGTCGTGCCGGGACCGAACCCGGAGAACCTCGTCGCCTACCTCAAGCGCGAGCTGGCGTCGTGA
- a CDS encoding slipin family protein → MTVVLVVLIAVVIVGLFVAGSSVRVVQQYEHGIVFRFGQVQRAGGLRPGAVRTPGLTAIVPVIERMQKVNQQTVTMNVPGQEGITQDNVSVRVDAVVYFRVVDPIKAIVNVQNYGYAVAQIGQTSLRSVIGQTDMQELLGEREKINARLRRIMDEITRDPWGVLIERVEIKDVSLPEGMKRSMARQAEAERERRARIIAADGEFQASKRLAAAAEIMSQDPASLQLRLLQTVVDVAAEKNSTLVMPLPVEILRFFDRFAPDGVAKSEAESRPDLAARLAKAERELAKAAESTAGLGSPEDVPPVIGLDEPKPAEGD, encoded by the coding sequence ATGACGGTGGTCTTGGTCGTACTGATCGCGGTGGTCATTGTGGGGCTGTTCGTCGCGGGCTCGTCGGTCCGCGTCGTCCAGCAGTACGAACACGGAATCGTGTTCCGTTTCGGTCAGGTGCAGCGTGCGGGCGGGCTGCGGCCGGGCGCGGTGCGGACGCCGGGGCTCACGGCGATCGTGCCGGTCATCGAGCGGATGCAGAAGGTCAACCAGCAGACGGTGACGATGAACGTCCCCGGCCAGGAGGGGATCACGCAGGACAACGTGAGCGTCCGGGTCGACGCGGTCGTGTACTTCCGGGTGGTCGATCCGATCAAGGCGATCGTGAACGTCCAGAACTACGGGTACGCGGTGGCGCAGATCGGCCAGACGTCGCTGCGGTCGGTCATCGGGCAGACCGACATGCAGGAACTGCTCGGCGAGCGCGAGAAGATCAACGCCCGGCTGCGGCGGATCATGGACGAGATCACCCGCGACCCGTGGGGCGTCCTCATCGAGCGCGTCGAGATCAAGGACGTGTCGCTGCCCGAGGGCATGAAGCGGTCGATGGCGCGGCAGGCCGAGGCCGAGCGGGAGCGGCGGGCCCGGATCATCGCGGCGGACGGCGAGTTCCAGGCGTCCAAGCGCCTCGCGGCGGCGGCCGAGATCATGTCGCAGGACCCGGCGTCGCTCCAGCTCCGCCTGCTCCAGACCGTGGTGGACGTGGCGGCGGAGAAGAACAGCACGCTGGTCATGCCGCTGCCGGTGGAGATCCTGCGCTTCTTCGACCGGTTCGCGCCCGACGGGGTCGCCAAGAGCGAGGCCGAGAGCCGTCCCGACCTCGCCGCGCGGCTGGCGAAGGCCGAACGGGAGCTGGCGAAGGCGGCCGAGTCCACGGCCGGCCTCGGGTCGCCCGAGGACGTCCCGCCCGTCATCGGCCTCGACGAGCCCAAGCCCGCCGAGGGCGACTGA
- a CDS encoding ArsA-related P-loop ATPase, producing MSARDTDWDGVRLHVVTGKGGTGKTTVAAALALALAAGGKKVLLVEVEGRQGIAQLFDCPPLPYEERRVASGRDGGDVHALAIDTEEALLEYLEMFYSLKRAGKAMTRLGIVDFVTTIAPGLRDVILTGKTSESVRRRAKNGTFLYDAVVMDAPPTGRITKFLNVNDEVSGLAKVGPIRNHADTVMKVVRSPETAVHFVTLLEEMPVQETMDGIAELTAVGLPVGGVFVNMEHAPVLPPQVRADAAAGRLDLEDVERGLKAAGIEDDAGRVAAVLAAEAAEHARRTALQAREKERLETVDRPRYTLPLLGDGMDLAGLHVLATALRDQGAA from the coding sequence GTGAGCGCGAGAGACACCGACTGGGACGGCGTGCGCCTCCACGTCGTCACCGGCAAGGGCGGCACGGGCAAGACGACGGTCGCCGCCGCGCTGGCGCTGGCGCTGGCCGCCGGCGGCAAGAAGGTCCTCCTGGTCGAGGTCGAGGGACGCCAGGGCATCGCCCAGCTCTTCGACTGCCCGCCGCTCCCCTACGAGGAGCGCCGCGTCGCGTCCGGCCGGGACGGCGGGGACGTCCACGCGCTCGCCATCGACACCGAAGAGGCCCTCCTCGAATACCTGGAGATGTTCTACAGCCTCAAACGGGCCGGGAAGGCGATGACCCGGCTCGGCATCGTGGACTTCGTGACCACGATCGCGCCCGGCCTGCGGGACGTCATCCTCACCGGCAAGACCAGCGAGTCGGTCCGCCGCCGCGCCAAGAACGGCACGTTCCTGTACGACGCCGTCGTGATGGACGCGCCCCCGACCGGCCGCATCACGAAGTTCCTCAACGTCAACGACGAGGTGTCGGGGCTGGCGAAGGTCGGGCCGATCCGCAACCACGCCGACACCGTGATGAAGGTGGTGCGGAGCCCGGAGACGGCCGTCCACTTCGTCACGCTGCTGGAGGAGATGCCCGTCCAGGAGACCATGGACGGCATCGCCGAGCTGACCGCCGTCGGCCTGCCCGTCGGCGGCGTGTTCGTGAACATGGAGCACGCGCCGGTGCTGCCGCCGCAGGTCCGCGCGGACGCGGCCGCCGGCCGGCTGGACCTGGAGGACGTCGAGCGCGGGCTGAAGGCCGCCGGGATCGAGGACGACGCCGGGCGCGTCGCGGCCGTCCTCGCCGCCGAGGCCGCCGAGCACGCCCGCCGCACCGCGCTCCAGGCCCGCGAGAAGGAACGGCTGGAGACCGTCGACCGTCCGCGCTACACGCTGCCGCTGCTCGGCGACGGCATGGACCTCGCCGGGCTGCACGTGCTGGCGACCGCGCTGCGCGACCAGGGCGCGGCCTGA
- a CDS encoding ArsA family ATPase, whose amino-acid sequence MTTRPLDVDALLDDPRTKIIVCCGSGGVGKTTTAAALGVRAAERGRDVVVLTVDPARRLAQSMGLSELDNSPRRIEIEGDGELHAMMLDMKRTFDEIVEAHADPDRARQILANPFYQSLSSSLSGTQEYMAMEKLGQLHRSGAWDLIVVDTPPSRNALDFLDAPERMGRFLDGRFMKILAAPAKTGGRFGVKVISAGFGMFTGAINKVLGVQLLRDVQTFVAAFDTMFGGFRERAEKTFRLLQTPGTAFLVVAAPEPDALREASYFVDRLARERMPLAGVVVNRVHEAEDVLSAARAQAAAETLEDRGEHAVTAALLRLHTGRMQLAAREARLRDGFATTHPAVPVTAVAAQAEDVHDLAGLRRVGADLAGPSSVA is encoded by the coding sequence GTGACGACTCGGCCGCTCGACGTGGACGCGCTGCTGGACGATCCGCGCACCAAGATCATCGTGTGCTGCGGCTCCGGCGGCGTCGGCAAGACCACGACCGCCGCCGCGCTCGGCGTGCGCGCCGCCGAACGGGGCCGCGACGTCGTCGTGCTCACCGTCGACCCCGCGCGCCGCCTCGCCCAGTCGATGGGGCTGTCGGAGCTGGACAACAGCCCGCGCCGCATCGAGATCGAGGGCGACGGCGAGCTGCACGCGATGATGCTCGACATGAAGCGCACCTTCGACGAGATCGTCGAGGCGCACGCCGACCCCGACCGGGCCCGCCAGATCCTGGCCAACCCCTTCTACCAGTCGCTGTCGTCCAGCCTGTCGGGCACGCAGGAGTACATGGCGATGGAGAAGCTCGGGCAGCTCCACCGCTCCGGCGCCTGGGACCTCATCGTCGTGGACACGCCGCCGTCGCGGAACGCCCTGGACTTCCTCGACGCCCCCGAGCGCATGGGCCGCTTCCTGGACGGACGGTTCATGAAGATCCTCGCCGCGCCCGCCAAGACCGGCGGACGGTTCGGCGTGAAGGTCATCAGCGCCGGGTTCGGCATGTTCACCGGCGCGATCAACAAGGTGCTCGGCGTGCAGCTCCTGCGGGACGTCCAGACGTTCGTCGCCGCGTTCGACACGATGTTCGGCGGGTTCCGCGAGCGCGCGGAGAAGACGTTCCGGCTGCTCCAGACGCCGGGGACCGCGTTCCTGGTCGTCGCGGCGCCCGAGCCGGACGCGCTGCGCGAGGCGTCCTACTTCGTGGACCGGCTGGCACGGGAGCGGATGCCGCTGGCCGGGGTCGTGGTCAACCGCGTGCACGAGGCCGAGGACGTCCTGTCGGCCGCCCGCGCCCAGGCCGCCGCCGAGACGCTGGAGGACCGGGGCGAGCACGCGGTGACGGCGGCGCTGCTGCGGCTGCACACCGGGCGGATGCAGCTCGCGGCCCGGGAGGCGCGGCTGCGGGACGGGTTCGCGACGACGCATCCGGCCGTTCCGGTGACGGCGGTCGCGGCGCAGGCCGAGGACGTCCACGATCTGGCGGGATTGCGCCGGGTGGGCGCCGACTTGGCCGGGCCTTCGTCCGTCGCGTGA
- a CDS encoding WhiB family transcriptional regulator, protein MWITDWTARAACRNADPDALFVQGAAQNRAKLICRGCPVRTECLADALDNRIEFGVWGGMTERERRALLRRRPDVRSWRELLETAKEEYERSVDAEEAELVAS, encoded by the coding sequence ATGTGGATCACGGATTGGACCGCACGCGCCGCCTGCCGTAACGCGGACCCGGACGCCCTGTTCGTGCAAGGCGCCGCGCAGAACCGAGCCAAGCTCATCTGCCGCGGTTGCCCCGTACGGACGGAGTGCCTCGCCGACGCTCTCGACAACCGGATCGAATTCGGTGTCTGGGGTGGGATGACCGAGCGTGAGCGTCGAGCTCTGCTGCGGCGGCGTCCGGATGTGCGTTCGTGGCGCGAGCTGCTGGAGACCGCCAAGGAGGAGTACGAACGATCGGTGGACGCCGAGGAGGCGGAGCTGGTCGCGAGTTAG